A window of the Lactuca sativa cultivar Salinas chromosome 7, Lsat_Salinas_v11, whole genome shotgun sequence genome harbors these coding sequences:
- the LOC111891079 gene encoding uncharacterized protein LOC111891079 — MKLGESLEEKVEELNRDDVKFHHLLKKGRNFHPNLKVEDHLQKIEENHFHKNEEEYEDLHLEVVDIPKDEKDKLISNAKVVRIIRFASPADIVCLVSSCETAKEIWYRHRELYSSDADLEHSIQTLLLLEFGAFVQKPEEKLDQTFNRYNHLLSGMVKHKIKRELIEQRVTFMNGLRSEWKVMVSTVKAHKQFKNYSLAKLVGILRSHEDEVTSEGKFVSSIGSLAVVAKGKKVDDDGSESDLSDCELSKADYAMMVSDPMRFAKKNFGCNKNQNWQGSYSSEKVKDESANNSQKEKTKKEKKFVGESGYYCNYFHGKNHLANECMLRRMNEKKEEEDDEAYLLIKLEEIKKKKSVDDVKPALTVQEQDDEFGRVEVWATDSEDGEVHKPTHGRSFVEKGDVSQSNARYCMVTNEVSELRGYATEGVRVFDNFFAPKLVPVQINECEKVINKLHLGCEIGKKIHNMILPFLELKKDEIDADCYKCESIVSSDKVSEAYRIGLEKMESYIQSKYHKNMLKQILDENDKKKIKYYIVQMFDSLNTNLSSESKLDVENTFEFDDNSDMCEISVEDEVDCSEFVKSEPEPTKVLISENSVEFARFSEVKSKVLKEKATVFRELIRDKQFDFEWYINSGCWRHMTGRKEELREFKALKDGGRVKFGNNSLGEIKGLWNDHKWGLYHSQSRIRGRCFIFNSKEQRNKFDAKTDEGIFLGYSLTLKAYQILNKISKGIEETYYVAFDGTYLKKYQKVDSRSEEIFPSKIQ; from the exons AGTACGAAGatcttcatcttgaagttgttgaTATACctaaagatgaaaaggacaagctAATCAGCAATGCCAAGGTTGTGAGGATTATTCGCTTTGCTTCACCAGCTGACATAGTTTGCTTAGTGAGCTCATGCGAaactgcaaaagaaatatggtATAGGCATAGAGAATTATACTCAAGCGACGctgatcttgaacactccatccagaCTCTGTTACTTTTAGAGTTTGGAGCTTTCGTTCAGAAGCCTGAGGAGAAGTTAGACCAAACGTTCAACCGTTACAACCATCTATTGAGCGGGATGGTGAAGCACAAGATCAAACGTGAACTGATAGAGCAGCGGGTAACATTCATGAATGGGTTAAGATCTGAGTGGAAAGTTATGGTGTCAACGGTTAAAGCACACAAGCAGTTCAAAAATTACTCATTGGCAAAGCTCGTTGGTATTCTGAGGTCACATGAGGACGAAGTGACCAGTGAAGGAAAATTCGTTTCTAGCATTGGTTCGTTAGCTGTTGTGGCAAAGGGAAAGAAAGTTGATGACGATGGTTCAGAGTCTGATCTCTCCGATTGTGAACTCTCTAAGgcagattatgctatgatggtgtccgaCCCCATGAGGTTCGCAAAGAAGAATTTTGGTTGCAACAAAAACCAAAACTGGcaaggaagttatagttctgagaaAGTGAAGGATGAGAGTGCGAACAACTCTCAAAAGGAAAAaacaaagaaagaaaagaagtttgtaggcgaATCCGGCTATTACTGTAATTATTTTCATGGCAAAAATCATCTAGCAAACGAGTGCATGCTAAGACGAATGAATGAAAAAAAGGAAGAGGAGGATGATGAGGCTTATTTACTCATAAAgttggaggaaatcaagaagaaaAAAAGTGTTGATGACGTTAAACCTGCTTTAACTGTGCAGGAACAGGATGATGAGTTTGGTAGAGTCGAAGTGTGGGCAACTGACTCTGAGGATGGAGAGGTTCATAAACCAACTCACGGGAGAAGTTTCGTGGAAAAAGGTGATGTTTCGCAGTCCAATGCAAGGTATTGCATGGTGACCAATGAAGTTTCAGAGCTTAGAGGATACGCTACTGAAGGCGTACGTGTCTTTGATAATTTTTTCGCTCCGAAACTTGTTCCTGTACAGATCAACGAGTGTGAGAAGGTGATAAACAAG TTACATCTTGGTTGTGAAATTGGAAAGAAAATTCATAATATGATTTTACCCTTTCTAGAATTGAAaaaggatgaaatcgatgcagatTGTTACAAGTGCGAATCCATTGTCTCATCTGACAAAGTCTCAGAGGCTTATAGAATAGGACTAGAAAAAATGGAATCTTACATACAGTCCAAGTATCACAAAAATATGTTGAAAcaaattttggatgaaaatgacaaaaagaaaattaaatattatattgtaCAGATGTTTGACTCATTAAACACTAACTTGAGTTCAGAAAGTAAActtgatgttgaaaatacatttgAATTCGATGATAATAGTGATATGTGTGAAATCTCTGTGGAGGATGAGGTTgattgctcagaatttgttaaaagcgaacccgAACCTACGAAAGtcttaatttctgaaaattcagttgagTTTGCACGTTTTTCTGAAGTTAAATCaaaagttttaaaagaaaaagCAACTGTTTTCCGAGAG TTGATTCGTGACAAGCAGTTTGACTTTGAATGGTATATTAATAGTGGTTGCtggcgtcacatgacaggaaggaaggaagaactgcGAGAGTTTAAGGCATTAAAAGATGGTGGAAGAGTGAAATTTGGAAATAATTCACTTGGAGAAATAAAAGGGTTATGGAATGATCACAAATGGGGACTTTACCATTCGCAAAGTCGCATACGTGGAAG gtgcttcatctttaactctaaggaACAAAGGAACAAGTTTGATGCGAAAACTgacgaaggaattttcttggggtATTCTTTAACGTTGAAGGCATATCAGATTCTAAACAAAATATCAAAAGGAATCGAAGAGACCTACTATGTCGCGTTTGATGGCACTTATCTTAAGAAGTATCAAAAGGTCGACTCCCGATCAGAGGAAATTTTCCCGTCAAAAATCCAATGA